A window of Xyrauchen texanus isolate HMW12.3.18 chromosome 10, RBS_HiC_50CHRs, whole genome shotgun sequence contains these coding sequences:
- the LOC127650067 gene encoding membrane progestin receptor alpha-B-like, translated as MATIVMEMIGRLFINLQQVRRVPQMLTEMLPSMPGTLRDTEVPRFFRERYIHSGYRPLHQNWRYYFLSLLQRHNETINVWTHLVGVLMVLTRTAQLTETVDFINDPHSWPLLILLLSSTGYMTISTMAHLLAAKSEQCHYSFFFLDYVGVAMYQYGSAVVHYYYAIEESWHACVRGCFMHIAGLLCCLSCFGCCYGKYRNYNLPPWVRKLGQVLPSAVAYGWDTSPVFHRLGLWFLSWARGDSRSSPALIFHFGQIVFFFSSVFFFTQPVPERWFPGHCDFLGQGHQVFHVLLVLCTLCQIHASYLDYLNRRHLYVHLHANGEALFFVVLYILTEIVCALIALYMLGKIKRLLGCREKNK; from the coding sequence ATGGCAACCATTGTTATGGAGATGATCGGCCGACTCTTCATTAACCTGCAGCAGGTGAGGCGAGTTCCCCAAATGCTCACCGAGATGTTGCCCTCCATGCCTGGCACTCTGCGTGACACGGAGGTGCCCCGTTTTTTCCGCGAGCGATACATCCACTCTGGCTATCGGCCACTCCACCAGAACTGGCGCTACTACTTTCTGTCTCTTCTACAGCGACACAACGAGACCATAAATGTTTGGACGCACCTTGTCGGGGTATTAATGGTGCTCACAAGGACAGCCCAACTTACTGAGACTGTAGATTTCATCAACGATCCTCATTCCTGGCCTCTACTCATCCTTCTCTTGTCATCAACGGGCTACATGACAATCAGTACCATGGCCCACTTGTTGGCGGCAAAATCTGAGCAATGCCATTATTCCTTCTTCTTCCTGGATTATGTAGGTGTGGCGATGTATCAGTATGGCAGCGCAGTGGTACACTACTACTATGCCATAGAAGAAAGCTGGCATGCATGTGTCCGGGGCTGTTTCATGCATATTGCTGGTCTCCTATGTTGCCTTTCCTGCTTCGGCTGCTGTTACGGAAAGTATCGGAATTACAATCTACCTCCCTGGGTTCGCAAATTAGGTCAAGTTTTGCCTTCAGCCGTTGCTTATGGTTGGGACACCAGCCCTGTGTTTCATCGTTTGGGCCTCTGGTTTCTTTCTTGGGCGAGGGGCGATTCCAGAAGCAGTCCTGCTTTGATTTTTCACTTTGGCCAaattgtgttctttttttccaGTGTGTTTTTCTTCACCCAGCCTGTTCCCGAGCGCTGGTTCCCTGGTCACTGTGACTTCCTGGGTCAGGGTCATCAAGTATTCCACGTGCTGCTGGTTTTGTGTACACTGTGTCAGATCCATGCTTCATATTTAGACTACCTCAACCGACGACACCTGTACGTTCATCTCCATGCTAACGGCGAGGCATTGTTCTTTGTTGTTCTGTATATTTTAACAGAGATTGTATGTGCTCTAATAGCCTTATATATGCTtgggaaaataaaaagattgCTCGGATGCagggaaaaaaataagtaa
- the LOC127650065 gene encoding NLR family CARD domain-containing protein 3-like isoform X1: MTWIQTKYSCAPSEAHSSTQIHSSKTTHGKQHIVSSTMEFNLEEKTPQDQTTMNNQSKKTPSLFTAKQNSTEEIQTMRSLLQDTLRRQYEGILNATTYIPLKMYLSKRTHSDAQLFHEMQELERPFNEVIKEENVINHEDLLNPHSSTQEPVHTILIRGISGSGKSTAVGKLVLDWANGKTHLNIDFVFPLFLSELNILYKNKYSLIQFLDLLFPKIPDLETLKQARVLFICDGLDEFRLPLNFKHAKRCVNPLKPVSLDCLLVNLLRGNLIPSAQILVTSKLKNRDLIPPEHVQRVVEVHGFDDLQWEEHIKREVHDQSIAARAIVHVKSSRTLYIMRSLPFFGQMAATVLEELFSNHSTTDTNPPLTLTEMFTHFILIQMKRQALQERSTRLGTEEILKLGRLAWHMLEKDMLTFMEKDFREKDIDPIHPAKLSENMPMLFREQKLMNLGRTYRFMHPSFQEYLAALYVAVHYKSSNGNVMSFTLAERAEKLLNATVSLEMSRRAMNRAFRSKTGQLDVFLLFLLGISAGPSKNLLSIFLQNSSCDVRKEDIVLNIVKKIQVNPLYEISVNLFRCLEELDLALPVVANRGHVEFERNMDTQFSPSQWSHVASTLLTSEDSLVTFDVRKYTNADEAIMRLLPVIKISRVLRLDEGTDLSWALLASALTSPANHIKEIHIEEEATFNLNFKLLSVGLGSLNCKVEILRMPYSHKYSCEDADPLFSALSLNPTHMRELNILRSFHLSDRTVQGVSQTLVDPRCHLEKLALQGESSLSLDGCKILAAALCSSSCHLRELNLSRCFQSSDEDQAVQLLSEAFRDPNCKITVLRLAFYYVTSLSALFSAFQNNPSHLKELSLSHLSYLRTNTDELKQLFSLLADPCFKLETLRIVNRRLSSSLETLASVLGLCSLRCLDLSMCGLKDSSVELLSSGLCKTNCKLEILRMTHCHITEVGAACLARALRSNPLMMQEIDLSINPVKGPGFDQLKSVAEDPATRLKKLIVDGLEEHLDMETLRQYACRLTWDPNTASESVQLSEKDTNAVEFSRKPCPIPLHPERFTIPNQIMSREGFTGRHFYQVEWFGRFATIGMTYKHISRKGSFAACSLGYNKESWGIFFSTPYPICYACHGGVKIQLPDCSPWRVGLYLDWPAGTLSFYNTTNDTAKLIHTFNAKFTHPLFLLVSISAGAQLLAEEPPPVCCHDHDPWDMFRGFKDCKGCNGSKAL; this comes from the exons ATGACGTGGATTCAAACCAAATACTCCTGCGCACCATCCGAAGCACATTCGAGCACTCAAATACATTCCTCAAAAACCACTCATGGAAAACAGCATATAG tatcgAGTACGATGGAATTCAATTTAGAAGAAAAAACTCCTCAAGACCAAACAACAATGAATAATCAGTCCAAAAAGACACC CTCTTTGTTCACTGCTAAACAAAATTCTACAGAAGAGATCCAAACTATGAGATCTTTACTGCAAGACACGTTAAGAAGGCAATATGAAGGTATTCTGAATGCTACAACTTACATTCCACTGAAGATGTATTTGTCAAAGAGAACACATTCGGATGCACAATTGTTTCATGAGATGCAAGAGTTGGAAAGGCCGTTTAATGAGGTGATTAAAGAGGAGAATGTGATTAATCATGAGGATCTCCTAAATCCTCATTCCTCTACACAAGAACCTGTCCACACCATTCTGATAAGAGGGATATCTGGATCTGGCAAGTCAACAGCTGTGGGCAAGCTTGTTTTAGACTGGGCAAATGGCAAAACGCACCTCAACATTGATTTTGTGTTTCCTCTTTTCCTGTCTGAGCTGAATATTCTGTATAAGAATAAATACAGCCTGATACAGTTCTTGGATTTGCTCTTTCCAAAGATACCAGACCTGGAAACTCTCAAACAAGCTCGAGTCCTCTTTATATGTGATGGGCTGGATGAGTTTAGACTCCCTCTTAATTTTAAGCATGCCAAGAGATGCGTCAATCCATTGAAACCAGTTTCTTTGGACTGCCTGCTTGTGAACCTCCTCAGAGGAAATCTTATACCCTCTGCCCAGATACTGGTGACCTCAAAGCTCAAAAATCGAGATCTGATTCCTCCAGAACATGTACAGCGGGTGGTTGAAGTTCATGGGTTTGATGACTTACAGTGGGAAGAACATATCAAGAGAGAAGTACATGACCAAAGCATTGCTGCAAGAGCGATCGTTCATGTGAAGTCTTCAAGGACCCTGTACATCATGCGTTCCTTGCCATTCTTTGGTCAAATGGCTGCCACTGTTTTGGAAGAGCTATTTAGTAACCATTCCACCACTGACACAAATCCACCACTGACATTGACAGAGATGTTCACACATTTCATCCTGATTCAAATGAAAAGACAAGCTCTCCAGGAAAGATCCACTAGATTAGGCACTGAGGAGATCCTAAAGTTAGGAAGACTGGCTTGGCACATGTTAGAAAAGGACATGTTGACCTTTATGGAAAAGGACTTTAGAGAGAAAGATATTGATCCAATACATCCTGCCAAGCTCTCTGAGAATATGCCCATGCTTTTCAGAGAACAGAAACTGATGAATTTAGGGAGAACATACCGCTTCATGCATCCCAGTTTCCAAGAGTACCTTGCAGCACTTTATGTTGCTGTGCATTACAAATCCAGCAATGGAAATGTAATGTCTTTTACACTGGCAGAAAGAGCAGAAAAGTTGCTCAACGCTACAGTGTCACTGGAGATGTCCAGAAGGGCAATGAATAGAGCTTTTAGAAGCAAAACTGGCCAACTAGATGTATTTCTCCTCTTTCTCCTGGGTATATCTGCAGGACCAAGCAAAAACCTCCTGTCCATCTTTCTCCAAAATTCATCTTGTGATGTGAGGAAAGAGGACATAGTCTTAAACATTGTAAAGAAAATTCAGGTGAACCCGTTATATGAGATTTCAGTTAATCTCTTTCGCTGTTTGGAAGAGCTTGACCTAGCCTTACCTGTGGTTGCAAATCGTGGCCATGTCGAATTTGAAAGAAACATGGATACACAATTCTCTCCTTCACAGTGGTCACATGTGGCTTCTACTTTGTTGACTTCTGAAGATTCATTGGTGACATTTGATGTTAGAAAATACACCAACGCAGATGAAGCCATCATGAGATTGCTGCCTGTAATCAAGATCTCCAGAGTCCTCAG ACTAGATGAGGGCACAGATTTGAGCTGGGCTCTGCTCGCCTCAGCTCTGACATCACCAGCCAACCATATCAAAGAGATTCACATCGAGGAGGAGGCCACgtttaatttaaactttaagcTGTTATCTGTTGGTCTGGGAAGCCTTAACTGCAAAGTGGAGATACTGAG GATGCCATATTCACATAAATATAGCTGTGAAGATGCCGATCCCCTGTTCTCAGCACTTTCATTGAACCCAACACATATGAGAGAGTTGAACATACTGCGTTCATTCCACTTGAGTGACAGGACAGTTCAGGGTGTTTCTCAAACCCTAGTGGACCCTAGATGTCATCTGGAGAAACTTGC TCTACAAGGAGAAAGCTCTCTCTCCCTAGATGGATGTAAGATCTTGGCAGCAGCTCTCTGTAGCAGTTCTTGTCATCTGAGAGAGCTGAACTTGAGCAGGTGTTTTCAAAGTTCAGATGAAGACCAAGCTGTGCAGCTTTTGTCAGAAGCATTCAGAGACCCGAACTGCAAAATAACAGTTCTGAG GTTGGCATTTTACTATGTAACATCTTTATCtgcattattctctgcttttcaaAATAACCCTTCACACCTGAAAGAACTAAGTCTAAGTCACCTAAGTTACCTAAGAACAAATACTGATGAACTTAAGCAACTTTTCTCTCTGCTGGCGGATCCTTGCTTCAAATTGGAGACACTGCGGATAGTTAACCGTAG actaTCTAGTTCTCTTGAAACACTTGCTTCAGTTCTTGGATTGTGCAGTCTCAGATGCCTGGATCTTAGCATGTGTGGACTGAAAGATTCTTCAGTGGAGCTGCTTTCTTCAGGACTGTGCAAAACTAACTGTAAACTGGAGATACTCAG GATGACACACTGCCACATCACAGAAGTGGGAGCTGCTTGTTTGGCAAGGGCTCTTCGCAGCAACCCATTAATGATGCAAGAAATAGACTTGAGCATCAACCCTGTTAAAGGCCCAGGCTTTGATCAGCTCAAATCTGTAGCTGAAGATCCAGCCACCCGATTAAAGAAATTAAT TGTGGATGGCTTAGAGGAGCACCTTGACATGGAAACTCTACGGCAAT ATGCATGTCGGTTGACGTGGGATCCCAACACAGCATCTGAAAGTGTGCAGTTGTCAGAGAAAGATACCAATGCTGTGGAATTTTCCAGAAAACCATGTCCCATTCCACTCCATCCAGAGAGATTTACAATTCCAAACCAAATCATGAGTCGAGAAGGGTTTACTGGACGCCATTTCTACCAGGTGGAGTGGTTTGGCAGGTTTGCAACTATTGGAATGACCTATAAACACATAAGTAGGAAGGGAAGCTTTGCTGCCTGTAGCCTTGGATATAATAAAGAATCCTGGGGCATTTTCTTCAGCACCCCCTATCCCATCTGTTATGCCTGTCATGGAGGGGTGAAAATACAACTCCCTGACTGCTCGCCCTGGAGAGTGGGTTTGTATCTGGACTGGCCGGCAGGGACTTTGTCCTTTTACAACACCACAAATGACACAGCCAAACTCATACACACCTTCAACGCCAAGTTCACTCATCCTCTGTTCCTCCTTGTAAGTATAAGTGCTGGTGCACAGCTGTTGGCAGAAGAGCCCCCTCCTGTCTGTTGCCATGACCACGACCCCTGGGATATGTTTAGGGGCTTTAAGGACTGCAAGGGTTGTAATGGATCAAAGGCCTTATAG
- the LOC127650065 gene encoding NLR family CARD domain-containing protein 3-like isoform X2 codes for MEFNLEEKTPQDQTTMNNQSKKTPSLFTAKQNSTEEIQTMRSLLQDTLRRQYEGILNATTYIPLKMYLSKRTHSDAQLFHEMQELERPFNEVIKEENVINHEDLLNPHSSTQEPVHTILIRGISGSGKSTAVGKLVLDWANGKTHLNIDFVFPLFLSELNILYKNKYSLIQFLDLLFPKIPDLETLKQARVLFICDGLDEFRLPLNFKHAKRCVNPLKPVSLDCLLVNLLRGNLIPSAQILVTSKLKNRDLIPPEHVQRVVEVHGFDDLQWEEHIKREVHDQSIAARAIVHVKSSRTLYIMRSLPFFGQMAATVLEELFSNHSTTDTNPPLTLTEMFTHFILIQMKRQALQERSTRLGTEEILKLGRLAWHMLEKDMLTFMEKDFREKDIDPIHPAKLSENMPMLFREQKLMNLGRTYRFMHPSFQEYLAALYVAVHYKSSNGNVMSFTLAERAEKLLNATVSLEMSRRAMNRAFRSKTGQLDVFLLFLLGISAGPSKNLLSIFLQNSSCDVRKEDIVLNIVKKIQVNPLYEISVNLFRCLEELDLALPVVANRGHVEFERNMDTQFSPSQWSHVASTLLTSEDSLVTFDVRKYTNADEAIMRLLPVIKISRVLRLDEGTDLSWALLASALTSPANHIKEIHIEEEATFNLNFKLLSVGLGSLNCKVEILRMPYSHKYSCEDADPLFSALSLNPTHMRELNILRSFHLSDRTVQGVSQTLVDPRCHLEKLALQGESSLSLDGCKILAAALCSSSCHLRELNLSRCFQSSDEDQAVQLLSEAFRDPNCKITVLRLAFYYVTSLSALFSAFQNNPSHLKELSLSHLSYLRTNTDELKQLFSLLADPCFKLETLRIVNRRLSSSLETLASVLGLCSLRCLDLSMCGLKDSSVELLSSGLCKTNCKLEILRMTHCHITEVGAACLARALRSNPLMMQEIDLSINPVKGPGFDQLKSVAEDPATRLKKLIVDGLEEHLDMETLRQYACRLTWDPNTASESVQLSEKDTNAVEFSRKPCPIPLHPERFTIPNQIMSREGFTGRHFYQVEWFGRFATIGMTYKHISRKGSFAACSLGYNKESWGIFFSTPYPICYACHGGVKIQLPDCSPWRVGLYLDWPAGTLSFYNTTNDTAKLIHTFNAKFTHPLFLLVSISAGAQLLAEEPPPVCCHDHDPWDMFRGFKDCKGCNGSKAL; via the exons ATGGAATTCAATTTAGAAGAAAAAACTCCTCAAGACCAAACAACAATGAATAATCAGTCCAAAAAGACACC CTCTTTGTTCACTGCTAAACAAAATTCTACAGAAGAGATCCAAACTATGAGATCTTTACTGCAAGACACGTTAAGAAGGCAATATGAAGGTATTCTGAATGCTACAACTTACATTCCACTGAAGATGTATTTGTCAAAGAGAACACATTCGGATGCACAATTGTTTCATGAGATGCAAGAGTTGGAAAGGCCGTTTAATGAGGTGATTAAAGAGGAGAATGTGATTAATCATGAGGATCTCCTAAATCCTCATTCCTCTACACAAGAACCTGTCCACACCATTCTGATAAGAGGGATATCTGGATCTGGCAAGTCAACAGCTGTGGGCAAGCTTGTTTTAGACTGGGCAAATGGCAAAACGCACCTCAACATTGATTTTGTGTTTCCTCTTTTCCTGTCTGAGCTGAATATTCTGTATAAGAATAAATACAGCCTGATACAGTTCTTGGATTTGCTCTTTCCAAAGATACCAGACCTGGAAACTCTCAAACAAGCTCGAGTCCTCTTTATATGTGATGGGCTGGATGAGTTTAGACTCCCTCTTAATTTTAAGCATGCCAAGAGATGCGTCAATCCATTGAAACCAGTTTCTTTGGACTGCCTGCTTGTGAACCTCCTCAGAGGAAATCTTATACCCTCTGCCCAGATACTGGTGACCTCAAAGCTCAAAAATCGAGATCTGATTCCTCCAGAACATGTACAGCGGGTGGTTGAAGTTCATGGGTTTGATGACTTACAGTGGGAAGAACATATCAAGAGAGAAGTACATGACCAAAGCATTGCTGCAAGAGCGATCGTTCATGTGAAGTCTTCAAGGACCCTGTACATCATGCGTTCCTTGCCATTCTTTGGTCAAATGGCTGCCACTGTTTTGGAAGAGCTATTTAGTAACCATTCCACCACTGACACAAATCCACCACTGACATTGACAGAGATGTTCACACATTTCATCCTGATTCAAATGAAAAGACAAGCTCTCCAGGAAAGATCCACTAGATTAGGCACTGAGGAGATCCTAAAGTTAGGAAGACTGGCTTGGCACATGTTAGAAAAGGACATGTTGACCTTTATGGAAAAGGACTTTAGAGAGAAAGATATTGATCCAATACATCCTGCCAAGCTCTCTGAGAATATGCCCATGCTTTTCAGAGAACAGAAACTGATGAATTTAGGGAGAACATACCGCTTCATGCATCCCAGTTTCCAAGAGTACCTTGCAGCACTTTATGTTGCTGTGCATTACAAATCCAGCAATGGAAATGTAATGTCTTTTACACTGGCAGAAAGAGCAGAAAAGTTGCTCAACGCTACAGTGTCACTGGAGATGTCCAGAAGGGCAATGAATAGAGCTTTTAGAAGCAAAACTGGCCAACTAGATGTATTTCTCCTCTTTCTCCTGGGTATATCTGCAGGACCAAGCAAAAACCTCCTGTCCATCTTTCTCCAAAATTCATCTTGTGATGTGAGGAAAGAGGACATAGTCTTAAACATTGTAAAGAAAATTCAGGTGAACCCGTTATATGAGATTTCAGTTAATCTCTTTCGCTGTTTGGAAGAGCTTGACCTAGCCTTACCTGTGGTTGCAAATCGTGGCCATGTCGAATTTGAAAGAAACATGGATACACAATTCTCTCCTTCACAGTGGTCACATGTGGCTTCTACTTTGTTGACTTCTGAAGATTCATTGGTGACATTTGATGTTAGAAAATACACCAACGCAGATGAAGCCATCATGAGATTGCTGCCTGTAATCAAGATCTCCAGAGTCCTCAG ACTAGATGAGGGCACAGATTTGAGCTGGGCTCTGCTCGCCTCAGCTCTGACATCACCAGCCAACCATATCAAAGAGATTCACATCGAGGAGGAGGCCACgtttaatttaaactttaagcTGTTATCTGTTGGTCTGGGAAGCCTTAACTGCAAAGTGGAGATACTGAG GATGCCATATTCACATAAATATAGCTGTGAAGATGCCGATCCCCTGTTCTCAGCACTTTCATTGAACCCAACACATATGAGAGAGTTGAACATACTGCGTTCATTCCACTTGAGTGACAGGACAGTTCAGGGTGTTTCTCAAACCCTAGTGGACCCTAGATGTCATCTGGAGAAACTTGC TCTACAAGGAGAAAGCTCTCTCTCCCTAGATGGATGTAAGATCTTGGCAGCAGCTCTCTGTAGCAGTTCTTGTCATCTGAGAGAGCTGAACTTGAGCAGGTGTTTTCAAAGTTCAGATGAAGACCAAGCTGTGCAGCTTTTGTCAGAAGCATTCAGAGACCCGAACTGCAAAATAACAGTTCTGAG GTTGGCATTTTACTATGTAACATCTTTATCtgcattattctctgcttttcaaAATAACCCTTCACACCTGAAAGAACTAAGTCTAAGTCACCTAAGTTACCTAAGAACAAATACTGATGAACTTAAGCAACTTTTCTCTCTGCTGGCGGATCCTTGCTTCAAATTGGAGACACTGCGGATAGTTAACCGTAG actaTCTAGTTCTCTTGAAACACTTGCTTCAGTTCTTGGATTGTGCAGTCTCAGATGCCTGGATCTTAGCATGTGTGGACTGAAAGATTCTTCAGTGGAGCTGCTTTCTTCAGGACTGTGCAAAACTAACTGTAAACTGGAGATACTCAG GATGACACACTGCCACATCACAGAAGTGGGAGCTGCTTGTTTGGCAAGGGCTCTTCGCAGCAACCCATTAATGATGCAAGAAATAGACTTGAGCATCAACCCTGTTAAAGGCCCAGGCTTTGATCAGCTCAAATCTGTAGCTGAAGATCCAGCCACCCGATTAAAGAAATTAAT TGTGGATGGCTTAGAGGAGCACCTTGACATGGAAACTCTACGGCAAT ATGCATGTCGGTTGACGTGGGATCCCAACACAGCATCTGAAAGTGTGCAGTTGTCAGAGAAAGATACCAATGCTGTGGAATTTTCCAGAAAACCATGTCCCATTCCACTCCATCCAGAGAGATTTACAATTCCAAACCAAATCATGAGTCGAGAAGGGTTTACTGGACGCCATTTCTACCAGGTGGAGTGGTTTGGCAGGTTTGCAACTATTGGAATGACCTATAAACACATAAGTAGGAAGGGAAGCTTTGCTGCCTGTAGCCTTGGATATAATAAAGAATCCTGGGGCATTTTCTTCAGCACCCCCTATCCCATCTGTTATGCCTGTCATGGAGGGGTGAAAATACAACTCCCTGACTGCTCGCCCTGGAGAGTGGGTTTGTATCTGGACTGGCCGGCAGGGACTTTGTCCTTTTACAACACCACAAATGACACAGCCAAACTCATACACACCTTCAACGCCAAGTTCACTCATCCTCTGTTCCTCCTTGTAAGTATAAGTGCTGGTGCACAGCTGTTGGCAGAAGAGCCCCCTCCTGTCTGTTGCCATGACCACGACCCCTGGGATATGTTTAGGGGCTTTAAGGACTGCAAGGGTTGTAATGGATCAAAGGCCTTATAG